GGAAAAGTTATTAACTTCTCCCTACTCACATTTTCAAATCCCTCTTAATTATGGAAGCATTCTTTTTCTGCTTTGATTATGGTAGCAGAACAGATTTTTATCCCCATAACGTCATCAAAAAACTCAGAAATCCTTTTATAGGGAATAAACTGGTAGTTTTTACAGTAAATTGCTGAAGCTAAGATATTAGGACCATATTGAACTGGATACTTTATTGATTCTGGAAAAACAGCTTTATTTGATTTTCCACAGTGAGTATAGGTCTTAATCTGACTTCGATGTTCCGTAACAATTAGATTTACAGGAGGAATATCAAAAATTTGTCTTCTCTCATAAGCTTCAACTTCAACATCCTCAAGAGTATGTCCACATTCTTTGCAGCAGGTCAAAGAATGTTCAATTACCTAATCAGGATCATTAACCATATCAAGAGTTGTGCCTGGATGACCTTCTTGACCTCCAGGTTTCTTCCCACTCTTTTTCCGGAGACTCTTGGGATTAGGTTTTTCTTTGACTAAAAAGTCAGTAGAAGGAGGTTTACTGCTGTTTCTGCTATTTTGATTTAAGCGAGATTCTAAAATCCTTACACGTTTTTCTAGTTCAGCAATTCGAATAGCTTGTTCTTCTATGATAGTTTCAAGTCTCTGGATTACAGAAATTACAGCTTCAGGACCAGCTTCATAGATAACGAGGATCTCTTCACGTGTAAGCATAATAACGAAACAAAATAGGATTCAATTTATATGCAATTTTTCCTCGAAAAGAGGAAAAATTGTAGCCTTTCAAAGGCTACCTGAATTGTTACCGCGATTTTAATATTTTTTATAGTTGCTCTTGTCGGAATATGGCTTGTGCTTGATTTCATTCAGATAGGCCCTGGACTGCCTCCTTCAAAATCAATGCCTAAATGGTACATCCCTGGGGCCTGGCAAGGAAATGCACATAGCTGTACTTCATCTTTTCCGACGATTTCTCCTTACTGCAAAGTTGGAAAATTTTCTGATGGAAGGTTTATAAGTGTCTGGTACTTTGATGCTGAGTCTGAATTCTTAAAAGGAGAAGATACCCTTTATCGTTATCTTGAAGAAAATGGCGATGTATTCCAGCAGGAGCTAAATATTAGTACAGAACTTCAAGACGAAATTGAAAGACGTGAAGTTGAAAATTTCCCTAATTTCACCTTTTTTAACTCGACCGGATATGAAAGCCCTGAAACGTCGGGATACTTTCTAGTGTATAAGAGACCTTTCCTTAAAGGGAGAGAAGATTATTTCATAGCTTATTACGGAATCCTGGGTACAATAAATCTAACTGAAGAAACACCAGCGCTGAAAAAATTGATTGCAGAATCCTACTATATGTCTAATGAAGAAGGAAAAGTTGATGGTTTAAAGAAGGAGGATAAAAAAGGAAAGGGCAATTCGTTACTACCATGGTTTTAACAAAAAGGTTAGATCTCATACCCATTTAAAGATGGGGAAGTCAAAAAAGAAACCGAAAGATGGAGATTGTTCCATCTATATCCATTTTTGAAGTAATCTTATTTCTATTTCCGCTTGAGCCTACATTTCGAACCCTAACACTCTTGTACCAATATGCTGCACAAAAAGGTTATTCTTCTGACATGGAGTCAATAACACGACCTGAAATCGTGCATTATTTGCCCATATTGGCAGGGGTTCGAAATGTGCACTTGAGCTTCTTTGTGGCAAGCTTTTCGATGATATCTAGGTTGAGCTCATCGTGGTGCTCAGCTTCCCGCTGGCAACTGCGCTTTCCAGGAGGTGCTGTCCGACAAGGGTTCGGACGATAAGGGTTGTGTAGCCGTCAGGGCTTCCCACAGCTCTGGCTGAAATGTCGGCTTTGAGGGCGGTAAAGTTCGTGCAGACCCCACAGCCGGGGCGGACGATGTCTTCAGTTCTTCAGTATGTGGACCTGGGAGTTAGTTATTGAAAGCTGTCAGCCGAAGAATGACTTTCACATCTGGCTAAAAAAGGTTGATATTCCCATTTTCCTGATTTGATTGATAACTGAAAAATCAAATTTGTATTTTTGTGAACTCTGCCTTCCCTTTACAATACCCAAAAAGCCTCTCTCCCCATTCAATGCCTTTCGGATCTAAACTGAATAGTTCTGTGGTGATGTCGTATTCAACGCCATCTTTTTTGTACAGGCTTAGGGAAAGCCGTTTATCCGTAACAATGAGCCCCGCTTTAATATCTTCATCAATGACCATTAATTTGAAATTTTCATAATCTTTCAATGCGTCTATTTTTTCCAGATAAGGCGATTGCTCCAATTTTTCCGCAATATGAGGGGGAACTATAAGCTCGACAGGGATTCCTTCTTTCACTCTTTCAGAGATAGAATCAGCATACCCTTCGGTTACCACGGACGATATGCTGTGTATATGACCTGCCTCTTTAATCATTTTTAACTGGTTGTTGTAGACATTAAGGATCTTCGTACCTTTATCATTGAGGACTTCAGACTCGTAAAGACATCTGATCTTTTTTAAATGGGAACAGGGAATTCCTTCAAGGTAATGTCCCGACCAGAAATGTTTGAATTTATTAATTGTTCCTACTGTCGCAAAAGAGTCAGATAATCTTGAAGCCACAACTTTTCCTGTTTGAGTCAGGTAATACTCATGTTCTTTTGCTTCTATCAGATGATCCGCTTCGAGTTTTCTGAGTTTTGGAATATTTCCTGGGATGTACTCCCGGTAATCTCCCGCAACTGGGAAAGCTTTCTGCTGCTTTCGTTTAACGATAGAAGTATCTCGGTTATAAGTCTGGATCTGTATATTGCCGGGACATCATCTTCAATTTCTTTATAGATTTTGAAGCTGTTCATTTCCTGTCACCACATCTACCGATTTTTTCTTACTTTCTTATTGAATTGTTCTAACACAATATATTCTTTTATCTTCTGTTAGGCATGTATGTTGATATCACTTTTGCCAATTTTATGGTTTAGTGAAGAAAAGAATATTCAGATTATTTGCTAAAAGTGAGGTCAAAATTCCTGACGCCAATTAGGACTCTGGGCCTTCATTATTTCGATGAAAAAGCTGATCGGTTGAGTGAATGTTAATCAGACTGATGAATATTCATCGTCGTAATTAATGTATAGGAGAAGATTAATAGAGATTTTTGGATGTGAAGTTCAAACGAACTTTCCAGAGTGGATTTGAACTCCACATTGCCCGGAGGCATGAGTTAGTGTTAGCTTTGTGAATATTTAAAGCTTGTCTGATCCTGCCTCCTGGAAAACTAAACAGGAGTGAAAATAATGGAGAAACTTAAAATAAGTGCAATATTTGCAGTGATACTTCTTGTGAGTCTCGCTTTTGTACCGGCCGTAAGTGCAAAAGCTGACATTTCTCAAAATGAGAAGTATGCTGATCCAATAGAAAATCCGAACAAAGTATCAATCTCTGAAGAAGACATCAAAAAAGCATTAGAAAACACGAAAGAAATCTCAGAAAGCGTGAATGTATTATCAGAAACCGATAATGAAAAGATAGTATCTTTCAAAAAAGATGATGGGTCAATTGGATACGCTATTTTATGGAAAGATGAAAAGAATTCTAACAGAACATATTTTGCTGTTGTAGATCGGAATGAATTGGTAGCTGAAAAATTCATATCTGCCACGAGTCTAAATGATAGTGCAGCAGTTGCAGCAGCAATCTCTGCGGCTAAGTCAAGTTTTGCGAATGGAAGTTATGTTGAAACATATGGCACTAGCGTAACAGGTGGACTGCACATCTACTTCTCTCCAAAAGATGCAGGTCTTATTGCAGATGGAAGTTCAGCTATAATTGGGTTATTAGTTACTGTGTTAAGTAGTGGATATGTTACACCTGCTGTAGGATCAATACTGGGGACATTAGTCGGTTTAGCGGTGAGAACTTGGTATTGGTATGAAGAAAATTCAGATGGCAGTTTAGATATAAAGATACCTTACGCAAACATAGCCACAGTGATTGCAACACAACATGTTTATTTGAAAATTGGTAGTCATTGGTATAGGATTTAATTGAGTATCGGCTGATTTTAGAATCAGCCATTTTTATTACATCGAGAGCGTGGAGGGTCACGAATACCCCGTCATTAAGAGGCGGTCCGCCAATTCAATTTCAGGTCAATAATATGCACAAAATAAGGTATATAGCACCTTTAAATCGAAAAAAAAGGATTTTGAATGTTATTGGTAGTAATTGTCGGACAGTCTGTTTAGGTTGGGGTGGCCGCACGCAATTTGATTTGGTGATTTTATGGAAAGACAACAAATATTAAAGATTTTGATTCCAGCATTTACGGTTGTTGCTATTATCGTACTTAGCGGAGTTGTGGCTAAAAATACAGAACATGATTATCGGTTAATCGAAATTTCACTTGTAATATTTTGGATTTTTGGAATTATTTACCACATGGCTTTAGTTAAGTTGAAACTTGAGTAAAATGATTTTGCTAAATCTCTTTTTTTAACTGTAGTTATAATGAGTTTATATACACACAAGAATGAACTTTCAGGTATCCTCTTCAAATATGAGGGGCTTTCAATCGACTCTGGTCCAAAATCTAGTGATTTTGCATTTCTTGATTGAAAATCTGAATTATTAAGAAGAATTCATCCTCCAATCAAAATTAACATTCGATATCTAAAGACTTCAACCCAGAAGTATAATTACAAAGATTGTAGCCATTACAAAATCTAGTGATTTTTTAATTTTACGTTCATCACTGGATTTTGGTACTGAGTTTTTCAATCGCAGGAAAAATATAAGATTCTTCATCATGTAATATGGGCAATTTTTTATAATAAAATTATAATATATATTAGTGTTACAATATTTGGTGCAAATAACTGCAGAGTTTGATTGCTCATTTGCGAAAAAACATTTGAAATACCTTTGAATGTCAGAAAACCATGGCACATAACAAATTTTGAATTTAATTCGGTGTCTGAAAACCTTGATGTCAGGCTTGATTTTGAACGTGGTTCTAAATTTCCGTGCCCTAAAAGCGGTAAACCAAATTGTTCCGCTTATGATACAAGGAAAAAGCGTTGTGCCTTGTCAACCATTTTCAGTACACTACTTATTTGCACTGTAGAGTTCCACGAGTAAAATGTGGAGATTGTGGAGTTCTCCAAATAAAAGTTCCCTGGGCTCGCGAACAAAGTGGTTTCACACTTCGAATGGAAGCTATGATCCTGGAACTTGCAAAAAAAATGTCAGTATTACAAGTTGGAAAGTTGCCTGGAGAAAACGACAAGAAGCTTTGGAGAGTCGTACAACATTACGTTGGCAAAGCAAGGTCAAAAGAGGACTTTTCTGATATATTTGTGGTTGGTATAGATGAAACTTCATGCCGCTCTGGCAACTGCGCTGTCCAGGAGGTGCTGTCCTACGAGGGTGCGGACGACAAGGGTCGTGTAACCGTCAGGGCTTCCGACCGAACCTGCTGAAATATCAGCCTTCAGGACGGTAAAGTCCGTGCAGACCCCACAGCCTGGGCTAATGATGTCTTCAGTTCTTCAGTATGTGGACATGAGAGTCAGTTATTGAAAGCTGTCAGCCGAAGAATGACTTTCAGATCTGGCTAAAAAAGGCTGATGTTCCCATTTTCCTGATTTGATTGATAACTGAAAAATCAAATTTGCATTTTTGTGGACTCTGCCTGCCCTTTACAATACCCAAAAAGCCTCTCTCCCCATTCAATGCCTTTCGGATCTAAACTGAATAATCCTGTAGTGATGTCGTATTCAACTCCATCTTTTTTGTACAGGCTTAGGGAAAGCCGTTTATCCGTAACAATGAGCCCCGCTTTAATATCTTCATCAATGACATTAATTTGAAATTTTCATAATCTTTCAGTGCGTCTATTTTTTCCAGATAAGGCGATTGCTTCAGTTCGTCTGCAATATGAAGAGGAAATATAAGCTCGACAGGGATTCTTTCTTTCACTCTTTCAGAGATAGAATCAGCATACCCTTCGGTTACCACGGACGATATGCCGTGTATATGACCTGCCTCTTTAATCATTTTTAACTGGTTGTTGTAGACATTAAGGATCTTCGTACCTTTATCATTGAGGACTTCAGACTCGTAAAGACATCCGATTTCTTTTAAGAGGGGACCGGGAATTCTTTCAAGGTAATGTCCCGACCAGAAATGTTTGAATTTATTAATTGTTCCTACTGTTGCAAAAGAATTAGATAATCTTGAAGCCACAACTTTTCCTGTTTGAGTCAGGTAGTACTCGTGTTCTTTTGTTTCTATCAGATGATCCGCTTCGAGTTTTCTGAGTTTTGGAATTATTGCCTGGGATGTACTCCTGGTAATCTCACGCAACTGGGAAAGCTTTCTGCTGCTTTCGTTTAACGATAAAAGGATCTCGGTTATAAGTCTTGACCTGTATATTGCCTGGACGTCATCTCCCATCTCCCTATATATTTTGAAGCCGCTCATTTCCTGTCGCCACATCTACAGATTTTTTTCTTACTTTCTTATTGAATTGTTCTAACACAATATATTCTTTTATCTTCTGTCAGGCATGTATATTGATATCACTTTTGCCAATTTTATGGTTTAGTGAAGAAAAGAATATTCAGATTATTTGCTAAAAGTGAGGTTGAATTCCTGCCGTCAATCAGAACTCTGAACCTCCATTATTTCGATGAAAAAGCTGATCGGTTGAGTGAATGTTAATCAGACTGATGAATATTCATCGTCGTAATTAATGTATAGGAGAAGATTAATAGAGATTTTTGGATGTGAAGTTCAAACGAACTTTCCAGAGTGGATTTGAACTCCACATTGCCCGGAGGCATGAGTTAGTGTTAGCTTTGTGAATATTTAAAGCTTGTCTGATCCTGCCTCTGGAGTAAAATAACTTTAGGAGAAAAATATGAAGCGTAATAAAATTGGACTAAGTATACTTGTTTTAGCAACACTGCTGGTTGGTATGATGTTAG
The Methanosarcina sp. WWM596 DNA segment above includes these coding regions:
- a CDS encoding transcriptional regulator FilR1 domain-containing protein, translated to MNVIDEDIKAGLIVTDKRLSLSLYKKDGVEYDITTGLFSLDPKGIEWGERLFGYCKGQAESTKMQI
- a CDS encoding helix-turn-helix transcriptional regulator encodes the protein MSGFKIYREMGDDVQAIYRSRLITEILLSLNESSRKLSQLREITRSTSQAIIPKLRKLEADHLIETKEHEYYLTQTGKVVASRLSNSFATVGTINKFKHFWSGHYLERIPGPLLKEIGCLYESEVLNDKGTKILNVYNNQLKMIKEAGHIHGISSVVTEGYADSISERVKERIPVELIFPLHIADELKQSPYLEKIDALKDYENFKLMSLMKILKRGSLLRINGFP
- a CDS encoding winged helix-turn-helix domain-containing protein — translated: MASRLSDSFATVGTINKFKHFWSGHYLEGIPCSHLKKIRCLYESEVLNDKGTKILNVYNNQLKMIKEAGHIHSISSVVTEGYADSISERVKEGIPVELIVPPHIAEKLEQSPYLEKIDALKDYENFKLMVIDEDIKAGLIVTDKRLSLSLYKKDGVEYDITTELFSLDPKGIEWGERLFGYCKGKAEFTKIQI
- a CDS encoding helix-turn-helix domain-containing protein, whose product is MHCRVPRVKCGDCGVLQIKVPWAREQSGFTLRMEAMILELAKKMSVLQVGKLPGENDKKLWRVVQHYVGKARSKEDFSDIFVVGIDETSCRSGNCAVQEVLSYEGADDKGRVTVRASDRTC
- a CDS encoding Coenzyme F420 hydrogenase/dehydrogenase, beta subunit C-terminal domain; translation: MVRPGCGVCTNFTALKADISARAVGSPDGYTTLIVRTLVGQHLLESAVASGKLSTTMSST